The Malus domestica chromosome 17, GDT2T_hap1 genome contains the following window.
TAATGGGCTCTTTGTTACCCCCTGATGGTGAATGCCCAAAGTTTGCTCAACTACATGTGTATGATACTGCTAAtgaaattggaaatcgtttcAATGCTATTAATTGTAAGGAAACAAATATGAAGCTTGATGAGAATATTGTCAAGGGTCTGAACAACATGTTCAATGAATCAAATGAATTGGTTCAAGTGTTTCGAACAATTAGagataaatttgaaaacaattcTCTCCCTTCTTTGAAAATAACTATATTGGGTAGGTAGTTAAATGATGATAAACAATATGGACAACCTACATGTGATGAAATCGCTGGTTTAATAGTGGGTGATATTGGTCAATTTGACTCAAATAGAGATATTGTCATAGAGTTTAAAGATGGTGAACTAAAACGTGTGACAAAATTAAATCCAAAATTTATGTCTTATGGTGAAGATGGATACAGCCCTgatttgaaattgaatattccCTCAAACAATCGCCCATGTAAAAGAGGCAGAGTAACTATGAGAGCATTTATACCCTATCAAATTCAAGAAAGGGAGTCTCAATTAGATACATTGTTAAAAGGAGGAAGACTTTTTCAACAATTTTTGGTAGATGCTTATGCAACACTTGAAGAGGATCGATTGGATTATAttagaaaaaaccaaaaaagctTACGAAGTGAGGTGTATAAAGGCATTTATGACGCTGTATCAAAAGGTGATCATGATGCTGATAACATAGGCAAGAGAGTAATATTACCTAGCTCATACACAGGAAGCCCAAGATATATGCTTAACAACTATCAAGATGCGATGGCTATTTGTAGACAATTTGGTTATCTTGATTTGTTCATAACCTTCACTTGCAATATCAAATGGCCTGAAATTGTGAGAGAATTTGATATAAAACTTGGATACAAGTCAGAGGATAGACCATATatcatttctagggtttttaagATGAAATTTGATGATATGATTAGCTACATAAAATCAGGAGAATCAGGAGAACCTTTTGGAGAAGTTGAACCAGGTgagtttaaaaattaattttttttctcagtTTCTTTCATTTTATCTTTACAATGAAACTGACTATGGTTTATATATTTCCTAACTTGATTGCAAACAGATGTTTGTACAATCGAGTTTCAGAAAAGAAGGTTGCCTCACGCTCACATCTTAATTTGGTTAAAGAAGCCTTACAAATGCTACTCTGCTGATGACATAGATTCCATCATTTCAGCTGAAATACCAAATAAAAATTCAGATCCTCTCCTTTATGAAATTGTGAACCAATTCATGATTCATGGTCCTTGCGGACAACTTAATCAAAAGTCTCCATGCATGCGAGAGGGAAAATATTCTAAGTTTTTCCCAAAGCAATACAAAAGTGAAACAATTTTTGAAACAAATACTTTTCCTGTGTATAGGCGTCGTGATGATTCGTCAAAATTTGTGGTTAAAAATGGGATGCAAATAGATAATGGTTTTGTTGTACCTTACAATTCAAATTTATTATTGAGATACAATGCTCATATAAATGTTGAGTTATGTTCTCAATCAATGCTTATAAAATATCTTTTCAAATACATAAACAAAGGTTCAGATCGAGCaagaattgtttttgaagagAATTCAAACAATGAAATACGTGCTTATCTAAATTGTAGATATATATCTCCATACGAAGCTGTTTGGAGATTGTTTGAGTATCCAATTCATGAACAATTTTTGTCATATTTTAtcaatgtaaatgacacaataTTTCTTAACGTTTTTTGCATGTAAATAGCCCAAAGTTCCATAACCTTTTGTATGTAAGTACTGCTGTTGATCGAAAATCACAAAAACTACCCAAGTGGAATGTGTTGATCTAATATGCTATGTACATAGATAGCCAAAACTTCTACAATTTTATGTGGAGTATCAATTAAATATAGCAATGAATTGTATTAATCTTTTATGACACAATTTTTTATATCTTTCAAACATAATGCTTTTTACATTTATTAATCCCGTAACAACGTGCGGGCAATAATTTCTAGTAACTACTAATATTAACATGTAAAAAGTCCACAATACCCTTTCCGCCATCCTCTTAGATTTGCCGTTGGTTTGCGTAATTAACACTAAAATGGGAAGGGCAAACACGTCCCGAAATATCATCAAATCTCAGCTGGCGGTCCCAAACACTCCACCGTCTCCCTCTGCAACTCTCTGGAGCTCTCTCTCAAAATTTCGTGTTACATGGCGTCCTCTTCAATGGCAGCGAGCGGAGTGCTCACGTCGCGATCGTCGGTGTTGCCGAACTCGAAGCAGACCCAGAACATCAGCCGCCTCTCCTTCAGCGGCTCTCATCTCTCCGGGACCAAAATCCCTGCCCCGCCCCCAGCACCTGTACGAGGAAATGCCCCACTCACAGAGGCCCGCCGCTGGTTGTCTCTCCGAAAGCTGTTTCCGATTCCAAGAACTCCCAGACGTGTCTTGATCCCGATGCGAGCCGGGTAAGTGATtcatttctctccctctctatcgCATTTCGTGCTTTTGTTTCTATGCATTCGCATAATGTGTTCTTGTTTAGATtgaaattttgggaattttgtTTGTGTTAATGTGTAGAGTGTGTTGGGGATTATCCTGGGTGGGGGAGCTGGGACGAGGCTTTACCCATTGACCAAGAAGCGTGGGAAGCCTGCTGTTCCATTGGGAGCAAACTACAGGCTGATCGATATCCCAGTCAGTAATTGCCTCAACAGAAACGTGTCCAAGATCTATGTGCTGACCCAGTTCAATTCCGCTTCGCACAATCGCCATCTTTCTCGTGCTTATGCCAGTAACATGGGTGGCTACAAAAATGAAGGCTTTGTTGAGGTTCTTGCTGCTCAGCAGAGCCCCGAGAATCCCAATTGGTTTCAGGTGATGAAAAGCTTGTTTCAAATTGTGGGGTTGTGTTGGAAAGCGGGTTTCGATTGGTTTTTGAGTATGGATTTTTGGTTTTCATTGGTTTTTGAGTTGGGATATTTGGTTTTGGTGCTTTACAGGGTACCGCGGATGCCGTGAGACAGTACTTGTGGTTGTTTGAGGAGCACAATGTATTGGAATTTTTAGTTCTTGCTGGGGATCACTTGTATAGGATGGACTATGAGAGGTTTATTCAGGCGCACAGAGAAACTGATGCAGACATCACTGTGGCTGCTCTGCCCATGGATGAGAAGCGCGCTACCGCCTTTGGTTTGATGAAGATTGATGAAGAGGGAAGGATTATTGAGTTTGCTGAGAAACCTAAAGGGGAGCAGCTCAAAGCTATGAAGGTGAACGATCCACTTGCAGATTGTTTTTCATTATTTAGTGCATTACATATTCGTTTCATTGTGAACTTCGATTGCTTGTGGGTTTAGGTGTGTGATTGATTAGTGATGCAAAATGTTgttgtttctgtttttgttaTATAGGTTGATACTACTATCCTGGGTCTTGATGATGAGAGAGCAAAAGAGATGCCTTATATTGCCAGCATGGGTATATATGTTGTGAGCAAAAATGTGATGTTAGATCTACTTCGAGACAAGTTTCCTGGTGCAAATGATTTCGGGAGTGAAGTTATTCCAGGCGCAACTTCCATTGGTTTGAGAGTAAgtttttattcatatattttattcTGTAATTTCTATGAAAGATCAATCAAAAGAGGTGGAAAAGATTGGAATAATTGTTGGTATTACATAATTGCAAATATCTTTCATTCGAAACTGAACAAATCTCTTTGTACTGAAAAAGATAGTGTCCTAAATTGATTTTATATGATCTGCTAAATATTTCCCAGTTCCATAGTTTCTGTCCCCGCTACCCTTCATCTGGATATTCATCTCCCAAAATACTAATTATTAATGCCTACAGGTTCAAGCTTATTTGTATGATGGCTACTGGGAAGATATTGGTACCATTGAGGCTTTCAGCTTTCTACAACGCAAACTTGGGGATAACAAAAAAACCAGTTCCAGATTTCAGGTACCTTTTATTCTATAACTTGTTTGTATTCCTGTTTTGTTTGGCCAATTCATATGTTATGCTATCAGTTTGATCTGGATTTAGTATTCCGGCCTAATTTTGAACTTTATACTGTAACTTTtatgatcattcatccccaatTTAGTATTCCTGTTCGTATATTGATGCGTGATATTTTTTTATTCGGGTTGTTAAATTCATGTTATTGACAAAAAAATCATATgggatttattttgattcaagggATATTTTAATCTAGAGTAAAGAGCGGGGAGGGGTATTCGAAGTTGAGTTTGGGTGCAGAAGGGGAGCACGCTGCACTAACGAACTTGCTTACGCCACTGGATATGGTCTTTATTAAAAACAGGTAGAGAGTATATGCATAGATGTTATGTGTATTATGTGTGTGTATAGGCATAAAATTTTTAGATCTCATGTTGATTTCTATTATACTATGTATGTGTGTTGATTGTGGAGAATGTGATGTAGCAGTGATGCGCATGTTTGGGGATGGAATTCTTGTTGATTTCTTGGCATAGAGTTTTTACTTCCACTTCATGGATTCTGATAACCATtacaacagcaacaacaacGACAACAATAGCAGGAACAATGATTCAgccacaataaaaataaattcccATGCTGAGGTCAGCTTTAAATTCTTTAGCTGTATATAGTATCAAAGGCATTTTCTTTTGGTAGCAGTGATAATCTTTGGTAACAAAGATTTCGACTCCACAGATGGGATCAACACAGCCCAAATCAGTGTTTGAGTTTGAGGATCAGAGCCTAGTTGGGGGCGAGAAGCATTCATTGGACGAGGCTCCCCTCAGGGCTCTATATTCTGGTGGTGCAAATGACTGTTGTCCCCATGTCTTGAAGAATAGTGTTGTCGATAGCATCAGGATTGTAGTTTTCTCTGCCAAAATTAATTTGCTCATTCCTTTTGGCCCTTTAGCAATCGTAGCAATCGTGGTTGATAAATTAACCGGCCATCATGTGAGTTTTCACTATCTTTTTCTGTGTGCGAATCTCTCGGATCATCACACGATTGTATGCctagtttatttgatttttttaacgCGTTTCAGGGTTAGGTCTTTCTTTTAAGCTTGTTGGGAATCATACATTTGGCGGAGCGATTAGTCTATGCCACAGAGTAAGATTTCTTGCATTCTCTTTGTATTCTTTGTTTACAAAAAGAAATGTTTACAAGTGGAATCCAACAGCCTTGTTTGAACAACCATCCAGTTAACTTGATGTATtagaaaacaacatttgttagtgtTTTAGCATATTAGGGTTTAATCTGCGTGCACATGAGACGGACATCCATATCAACTTAATTTGCCATCGATATGCATTATTGAGTACCTAATACAAGCTTGGCTTCTTTTGATGCAGGCAGCTGGCTTGCTATACTGGACCAACAGGTAAGCATGTTGTAAATGCAAATATCCATTTTTCTATTTCCATAGTCTTCATAAAGCTTCAAGTTTGTGTCACTGATCAATGCCAGATTCCATAAATCTTCATAAAGCTTGTAAGTTTGGTTTGAGCACTCTAAAATTATCTTCATCCAGCCAGTACTTCACCTGCATCACATGTTTCCTTTCACATTTAACCCTAAATTTTGAAAGCGGTCGCACTAACTTTACAATTAATATTCATTTGTTGATCCAAAAATGTTATCCATAACTCCAATTATGAGTTAATTCTGCAGTTGGAGGTGTTTTGAATGCCACCTTTGGAAACGCAACAGAATTGATAATATCAATTTACGCTCTGAAAAGAGGCATGATTCGTGTTGTTCAACAATCCTTAGGCTCAATCTTATCGAACGTGTTGCTCGTGCTTGGATGCGCATTCTTTGCTGGTGGACTTGTGCATTCACAGAGGGAGCAAGTGTTCAACAAGGTACATTTCATCTGTGAAAAAGAGCGCTTTGtttatttggttttattttctgtATTTGATCTTCCTCGTCTCTCTCTTCACcaacccctctctctcctctctctgtcAAACCAGTTTCTCATCAATCTCCATCCATGTCAATAGGCCATATCCAAAGGCACCGAGAATCCCAAAGATCCCAAGAGGTTAAGTTGTAAGCTCCAAATATCCAATCCCTTTTCATTCTCATTAGCATTAGATTTCAAGATccacaattgaaaaaaaaaaaaatcaatgtgaAACTTTTTACCTAACCTATTCAATGATTGCTAACCCAACAATTTTACATATTTGTTGGTGTAGCACATGAAAATGGAGGTGGCAAGAAATATTTGATGATTAAATTGCTACCGATCAAACCTTAAACATTACACATCTCTTTCTCATCCTCAATCCGCATGCTTATTCAATCCGcgatattattatatttttttccgaTCATCAACTCCTATCGGAAGTATACATCAGTTTTGGTGAACAAATTTCGCGACTCTAGCATTATTGTTTCGAGAAAGCATCTACATTTGCAAAGATGCAGTCTTTGAGTCGATCAATACGAGGTCAATCATTACATGAGCCTCCACCATTTGCAGAGAAGATCACAGAAGACCCTGTGACAACGAAAACCGCACAAAGCACGGTGACTTGCGTCTACCTTGCAAATATTGCGACATGTTGGCGGAAGGTGACGATCATATGGTGTAAGAACCTCATGAACCATTCCCTCAGCATTCGGATTGATAGCTTAGACGGCGGTTTTCATTATACGTGCAAAATCGACCTAAAGCCATGgcatttttggagcaaaaaaggGTATAAGTCATTCGAGGTCGAAGGGAATCAAGTGGAGGTTTATTGGGATCTTCGTTCTGCAAAATTTGGCGGCGGCCCAGAACCTTGTTCTGACTTTTATGTTGCTCTTGTTTGCGATCAGGAGATTGTGTTGTTATTGGGAGACATGAAGAAAAAGGCATACAAGAGAACAAAATCCAGACCAGCCCTTGTGGAGGCACTTTTATACTACAAAAAAGAAAACGTGTTTGCCAAGAAAAGTTTTGCCACAAGAGTGAAGTTTGATGAGAATAGAAAAGAGCATGACATTGTCGTGGAGAGCTCAACATCGGGCTCGAAAGACCCCGAAATGTGGATCAGCATAGATGGGATTGTGTTGATTCATGTCAAGAATTTGCAGTGGAAATTCAGAGGGAATCAGACCTTGCAGGTGAACATGCAACCGGTGCAAGTTTTCTGGGACGTGCACGATTGGCTTTTCAGCAGCCCCGGGACTGGGCACGGGCTGTTTATTTTCAAGCCAGGGCCGCCGGAATCAGAGAGCGATCACGACAGAGATGGCAACGGCGGCATAGACAGTGATCATAGCAGTCCTTATTACTCAACTCAGACTAGTAACTCAACATCTTCTGACTTCTGCCTGTTTCTTCATGCATATAAGATTGAGTGAGGGAAACTAGCTTATGGTCGTAGCATTACTTCATATATAAGGGTACTCGAATATTCATTTGATAATTTGTAAATTGAACTTTTTTAATTGTTGGTGTCACCCGTTTCGTGCTGTTATAGGATACTGGGTAGCCTTTGGTAGGGAAGGTATTTGGAGGATGATGAATGGTGGGAGGCATATATAATAATGTAAAATTGTATTCATATTATATATGCaggaaattaagaaattaagGTCTAGAAATGCTATTCCATGATCTCCTACTTATTCTTGCAATTTTTCAAGTGGATTGATTATTATATTCTtgccattttttattttctgtgtGTGGAAAATTGGAGGGGTGTTGGTATAATGTGGATATGGCTAGTGTTTAAGGACCGATATTGCTGTTAATTTTTCATGAtaagaaagtgaaaagaaaatgcTTCGAGTCAATATTCAAGTATCAAACGTTACAAAACCGAACTAACATGTTTCATGGTTTAATTGTAGGTCAAACCATAAAAAAAGGGTGGATGAATTGAATCATTTTACACTTGTTTCGATAGACTAATCCAAGGCAAGTCatgtaaaattatttttgatttTCTTATTCACTGGTGTTAAATTGGTTGAAGTGGAAAAAGTTCAACAAGTTCATTGGTCAAGAGATTCTAGCAAATTAGGGTTACATATATGAAATTTTAGCAAAAAGTTCATCCAATTTTTCATACCACCTGGGATTGAGACTAGCTAAGCTGCTTCCAATTTCAACAAAACCTCATCTTTCTTAACTTTTAAGAGATGTATGTCAAAACATCGGccattatattaaatttgaatatttcataatctaacttactttcATTTTATCAATAAATAATATGTGACGTTTGCATGTTGCATTGAAAAAGTGTACAATACTTTCACTTTTTGGGAAAAGAAAGCAGAATTTAACTATTCATTGAGAttgtatgaaaaaataaaaatatgtatgtatgatCGTAAAACGCATATTGAATTGCACTGTACTTTTATATCTCATCACCGCACCATGGCGAAGTACTCTTTTTTGGCTTAGATGGACGGAGGAAGCTAGGTTGGCCGAAATATATTTATCAGTTCAAATGTGATGTGCCATTAATTTTTTAGAATAAGAAAAGATGGAGAAATTTTCTCAAGCCAATATTCAAGTATCAAGCATATATCACACAATGGGCCATTAATTCTACACTTGATTTGTTAGAGAGAATTGGTATGTTCTACTCATTTGCCACCTGAAACAAGATTTGAATCGTACTGTACTTTCTAAAATTGAAAAGTCGTCACTTATCTCTTTAAAAGCTGAATTCTATCTCAATTGGTCTTCTTTTCATATAATCTATCTACAATCTAATTAAGTTGGGTTATGTGACTTTCAAGGATTAAGTGACAAATTTTTAGTTTCGAATGGGAAATGAATAATCCAAGGCAAGTCATAAACCTTACtctagaaaaaaaagaaaaaacaaacgcCATTGATTTAGCCACTTAGTACCACGGtatggtggtattcctcttcacttggaagtaagaggtcttaggttcaaatcttgtggatggcgaattcgataccaaattaggctgcacATTGTGTGACTTAACCCAACTCCCCCTctatttagtgtaaaaatatcgatgtactaaaaaaaacgGAACAAAtgccattgattttttttaggtaggattttaattttattatttaaactccaccaaaaaataaaatagagaaaaaagaaaaaaaaattgagcggCACTCGATCTCCTCTATATTGCAAGTGCGCGCACCTCCGGGCATTGGTTAGAAGAAAcagcagaaagaaaagaaaatgaaggttGGTTCGAAGGTAGTGTTTCTGCTGAGAGACTCAGAGGGCTTCGGCGAAGCCATCTCAGCTGCTTTCCGCCCAAATCCAAGCAATTCGACTGTGTAAGATATCTTCCTATCAACCCTTTTAAGTTTGAGATCAAGTTCATATTATATCGATTGATTTCGGTGCTCCAATTTGTTGCAGAGAAGAAAGTTTCGAGCTTTCATTGGACCGCTATGGAATCCAAAATTGCAAAGCTTCTAGAATCCTTCGCCACTTCCTCGATCACCAGGGCCTATATGAGgttccccttctctctcttcctctctccctcatGGTATAGTTTAGGACCCAGAAACGTGTTTGTATTCGTATAGATTCTATGTGGAATTTGGGTGTTGAGAAATGGGTCGTGTATTTTCTAATGGAATGTGCTCTAGTTTTTATGGTGAAAGTGAAATTTGTGACAATTTGGGGTTTAGATTGTGTgtgattgaaattgaaaatgatgCTGGTTTTTCAAAACCATGTGGGGTATAAAATCGACTAAGTGTTATGGAATTGTGAGTGATCTGTGAGATCTAAAGGGACTTGATTGCAGGCGTTTTTCGAAGAATGCTTGTAGATTTGGTTTCTATGCCCATAGTGGTAgaaatccagaacgaaatcgcgctaaagttagggcgtcacccgtaagtggcgcgctgtgtggcccgagcataGTGATAAGTGAGTAAGGGTcgttgtatctccatcggcgcccggatgcagtgttaaatgagcaagggggccatagaaacttctttttgaacgactccactcaaagttgtttgggagcatatgctcatatcaactttacacaggacacacaaaagaagtactttgatcctattaaacggggagggtgaagaagctaggacagaagggtagagttcaagagagtagaatgcatTTAGgtacgtggaatataggaaccttaacgggaaaatctatggaagtagtggaagttatggtgaggagaaggataaatattatgtgcctacaagaaactaagtgggttggtcttaaggcaaaggatctagaaaactcagggtttaaactttggtattcgggcacaaatagaacgagaaacggtgttggcatcatcgtggacaagaccttgacacaagatgttgtagatgtcaagagggtaggagatagactcatggcaatcaagattgtaataggacaagaactcatcaatgtgattagtgcgtacgcacctcaagtagggttggatatgagttcgaatgagaaattttgggaagaccttggcgacttggtgcaaggaattgctcaaacggagaagttatttataggaggagatataaatggacacgtgggcaaggagacaggcaactatggaggttttcatggtggccatggttttggggagagaaacgaggatggggaagcaatcttggattttgcaatggcatatgatctcttcttagccaacacattctttaagaagagagaagaacatgtcatcacctacaagagtgggtcgtcaaaaacacaaatagattttcttctaatgaggaaaggggatcgtataacttgtaaggattgcaaagttataccgggagagagcttggctaatcaacatcgcttgttggtgatggatgtacatatcaaaagagtgagaaaaaaagaacaagacttggaagtggccaaggactagatggtgaaatctaaaaggagaaaaacaagccattttcaaagagaaagtaatcacccagtgtgggtGGGATAGAGAGGAGGAAGCTAGCCAAACGTGGGATTCCAtagctagttgtatccgaaaagtagcaaaagaggtattaggagagtccaagggctttgctccacacaaaaaggaatcttggtggtggaatgaggaggtaaaaacaaaggtgaaggctaagaaggaatgttgtaaagccttatacaaggataggaccgatgaaaatggtgaaaggtatagaagagcgaagcaagaggcgaagaaagctgtgagagaagctaagttagcagcttatgacgatatgtataagcgactggataccaaagaaggagagttggatatctataaactagctagagcaaaggaaaaaaagacaagggacctaaaccatgtgaggtgcatcaaggatgaggatggaaaggttcttgcgacagagaacgcggtcaaagacagatggagaggttattttcataatcttttcaatgaaggacatgaaaggagtacttctttaggggagttgagtaactcagaagagtgtagaaactactccttttatcgtcgaatccaaaaggaagaagtggttgtagctttgaagaagatgaagcatagaaaagcagtgggcccagacgatataccgatcgaagtgtggaaagtcttgggagagacaggtatagcatggctcactgaccttttcaataggattttgaaaatgaagaagatgtcaaatgagtggcgaaatagcactttggtgcctatctacaagaataagggcgacgtacaaaattgcatgaactataggggtattaagctaatgagtcatacaatgaagctctgggagagagtcattgagcatagattgaggcaagagacacgggtttcggacaaccaattcgggcttatgccagggcgctcaaccatggatgcaatctatctcttacgaagattgatggaaagatatagagatgggaaaaaggatttacacatgatctttatagatttggaaaaaacgtatgatagggtcccaagagacattctttggaggattttagagaagaaaggagtacgagtagcatatatccaagctataaaggatatgtatgaaggagcaaagactgtcgtaagaactcatgaaggacaaaccgaaagcttcc
Protein-coding sequences here:
- the LOC139193856 gene encoding uncharacterized protein isoform X1, which encodes MQSLSRSIRGQSLHEPPPFAEKITEDPVTTKTAQSTVTCVYLANIATCWRKVTIIWCKNLMNHSLSIRIDSLDGGFHYTCKIDLKPWHFWSKKGYKSFEVEGNQVEVYWDLRSAKFGGGPEPCSDFYVALVCDQEIVLLLGDMKKKAYKRTKSRPALVEALLYYKKENVFAKKSFATRVKFDENRKEHDIVVESSTSGSKDPEMWISIDGIVLIHVKNLQWKFRGNQTLQVNMQPVQVFWDVHDWLFSSPGTGHGLFIFKPGPPESESDHDRDGNGGIDSDHSSPYYSTQTSNSTSSDFCLFLHAYKIE
- the LOC139193856 gene encoding uncharacterized protein isoform X2, with translation MRILCWWTCAFTEGASVQQEKITEDPVTTKTAQSTVTCVYLANIATCWRKVTIIWCKNLMNHSLSIRIDSLDGGFHYTCKIDLKPWHFWSKKGYKSFEVEGNQVEVYWDLRSAKFGGGPEPCSDFYVALVCDQEIVLLLGDMKKKAYKRTKSRPALVEALLYYKKENVFAKKSFATRVKFDENRKEHDIVVESSTSGSKDPEMWISIDGIVLIHVKNLQWKFRGNQTLQVNMQPVQVFWDVHDWLFSSPGTGHGLFIFKPGPPESESDHDRDGNGGIDSDHSSPYYSTQTSNSTSSDFCLFLHAYKIE
- the LOC139193856 gene encoding uncharacterized protein isoform X3, with amino-acid sequence MNHSLSIRIDSLDGGFHYTCKIDLKPWHFWSKKGYKSFEVEGNQVEVYWDLRSAKFGGGPEPCSDFYVALVCDQEIVLLLGDMKKKAYKRTKSRPALVEALLYYKKENVFAKKSFATRVKFDENRKEHDIVVESSTSGSKDPEMWISIDGIVLIHVKNLQWKFRGNQTLQVNMQPVQVFWDVHDWLFSSPGTGHGLFIFKPGPPESESDHDRDGNGGIDSDHSSPYYSTQTSNSTSSDFCLFLHAYKIE